A section of the Phaseolus vulgaris cultivar G19833 unplaced genomic scaffold, P. vulgaris v2.0 scaffold_590, whole genome shotgun sequence genome encodes:
- the LOC137817680 gene encoding vacuolar protein sorting-associated protein 24 homolog 1-like, whose translation MEKVMNILKPKPNPQQLLRDWQRRLRQECRNIERQIRDIQREEKNVQKAIREAAKRNDMGSAKVCTLAKELVRSRKTVNRLYENKAQMNSISMHLGESVAIARTVGHLSKSAEVMKLVNNLMKAPEMAVTMQEFSKEMTKAGVIEEMVNDAVDSALDSEDIEDEIEEEVDKVLTAIAGETAAQLPEAVRRERVKQPGQSVGASEEEAIAEGVDDEEEMEEIRARLAKVRS comes from the exons ATGGAGAAGGTGATGAACATTCTAAAGCCGAAGCCAAATCCGCAGCAACTATTGAGGGATTGGCAGCGTAGGCTTCGTCAGGAATGTCGCAACATTGAGCGCCAAATTCGCG ATATAcagagagaagaaaaaaatgtgcAGAAGGCGATCAGAGAAGCCGCAAAGAGGAATGACATGGGCTCTGCAAAGGTTT GCACACTTGCCAAGGAACTTGTGAGATCTAGGAAAACTGTTAACCGTCTTTATGAAAATAAAGCACAAATGAATTCTATATCGATGCACCTTGGAGAGAGTGTTG CAATTGCTCGTACCGTGGGACATCTATCAAAAAGTGCTGAGGTTATGAAGCTTGTCAATAATCTCATGAAAGCTCCAGAAATGGCTGTGACAATGCAAGAGTTCAGCAAAGAAATGACAAAG GCAGGAGTTATCGAGGAGATGGTAAATGATGCTGTGGACTCAGCACTAGATTCCGAGGATATAGAAGATGAGATAGAAGAAGAAGTGGATAAAGTGTTGACTGCAATAGCTGGCGAGACAGCTGCACAACTTCCTGAAGCTGTGAGGAGAGAAAGGGTGAAACAACCTGGTCAAAGTGTTGGAGCCTCAGAG GAAGAGGCTATAGCAGAGGGTGTTGATGATGAGGAAGAAATGGAAGAAATAAGGGCCCGACTTGCTAAAGTTAGATCATAA